The following are encoded together in the Bradyrhizobium algeriense genome:
- a CDS encoding TetR/AcrR family transcriptional regulator — MPRGKAGQKAAEAGAGGLARLVPTQQRSRERFEKILACAAALMAEKGSEAFRMSDVVERSGVPFGSLYQYFPDKTAIIGTLAERYNAVGRDCVRRDLAVVRNARDLHPALCRITDSYYQMFMDVPVMRDIWQATQADRALQKLDEEDGVYLAGLLGDALRRIAPGAPATALASFSQLIMTLIAATVRHAITQDAKEAARILTLFKRMLPKNLAALEM; from the coding sequence ATGCCGAGGGGAAAAGCCGGACAGAAAGCCGCCGAAGCAGGCGCTGGGGGATTGGCGCGCCTCGTCCCGACCCAGCAGCGCAGCCGCGAGCGGTTCGAGAAAATCCTCGCATGCGCGGCAGCGCTGATGGCTGAAAAGGGCAGCGAAGCCTTCCGCATGAGCGACGTCGTCGAGCGCAGCGGCGTACCGTTCGGCTCGCTCTATCAATACTTTCCGGACAAGACCGCGATCATCGGCACGCTGGCGGAACGCTACAATGCGGTTGGCCGCGACTGCGTCCGGCGCGACCTCGCCGTGGTCAGGAACGCAAGGGATCTGCATCCGGCTTTGTGCCGTATTACCGACAGCTACTATCAGATGTTCATGGACGTGCCGGTCATGCGCGATATCTGGCAAGCGACGCAGGCCGACCGTGCCCTGCAAAAACTCGACGAGGAGGACGGCGTCTATCTCGCCGGGCTGCTCGGCGATGCGCTGCGGCGGATCGCACCCGGCGCGCCCGCAACCGCCCTCGCCTCGTTTTCCCAACTGATCATGACGCTGATCGCCGCCACAGTCCGCCACGCCATTACGCAGGACGCGAAGGAAGCTGCCCGCATTCTCACTTTGTTCAAGCGGATGCTGCCGAAGAATCTGGCCGCGCTGGAGATGTAA
- a CDS encoding NmrA family NAD(P)-binding protein → MSELPILIIGGAGKTGARVNALLRASGVPTRPVSRSTPIPFDWTRPETWPAALAGVSMAYVTFQPDLAVEGAAEAIAEVSRLARANGLERVVLLSGRGEPGAQRAEAALQQSGVPWTIVRASWFDQNFSEGYLLDGVLAGEIALPAGAVPEPFIDADDIAEVVVAALTDRRHAGKVYEVTGPRALTFAQAVAEIARSAGRPVHYRQIGSEEFADGMRPHVPEEYIALLLELFTVVLDGRNSDVAHGVEQALGRPARDFADYARRTAATGVWRA, encoded by the coding sequence ATGTCAGAACTTCCGATCCTGATCATCGGCGGCGCCGGCAAGACCGGGGCGCGCGTCAATGCGCTGCTGAGGGCGAGCGGCGTCCCGACGCGGCCGGTGTCGCGTTCGACGCCCATTCCGTTCGACTGGACCCGGCCCGAGACATGGCCGGCCGCGCTTGCCGGCGTCTCGATGGCCTATGTCACCTTCCAGCCGGATCTTGCCGTCGAGGGCGCCGCCGAGGCGATCGCGGAGGTCAGCCGGCTGGCGCGCGCGAACGGACTGGAGCGCGTCGTATTGCTGTCGGGCCGCGGCGAGCCGGGGGCGCAACGGGCGGAGGCGGCGTTGCAGCAATCCGGAGTTCCCTGGACCATCGTGCGCGCAAGCTGGTTCGACCAGAATTTTTCCGAAGGCTATCTGCTCGACGGCGTGCTGGCCGGCGAGATCGCCTTGCCGGCGGGTGCCGTGCCCGAACCGTTCATCGACGCCGATGACATCGCCGAGGTCGTCGTCGCCGCGCTGACGGATCGGCGTCATGCCGGCAAGGTCTATGAGGTGACGGGGCCGCGCGCGCTGACGTTTGCGCAAGCCGTGGCCGAGATCGCCCGGTCCGCGGGGCGGCCGGTGCACTATCGGCAAATCGGTTCGGAAGAATTTGCCGACGGCATGCGGCCCCATGTCCCCGAGGAATACATCGCGCTTCTGCTCGAGTTGTTCACCGTCGTGCTCGACGGGCGCAATTCTGATGTCGCGCACGGCGTCGAACAGGCGCTCGGCCGCCCCGCGCGCGACTTTGCGGATTACGCCCGCCGAACCGCGGCGACCGGTGTCTGGAGGGCATGA
- a CDS encoding DUF1772 domain-containing protein, with product MLHMLMVGLLWFSAVGCGLLAGLYFAFSAFIMTALGRIGQAAGIAAMNAINIAIVQSLFLPIFLTTTAASGALAVIALFRWGEPGAMAMVAGGVLYVLGMFVVTMIFNVPLNNALAAADPASPEAASLWARYLTDWTLWNHVRTVASTAACALFIAAIAAR from the coding sequence ATGCTGCACATGTTGATGGTCGGCCTGCTGTGGTTTTCCGCTGTTGGCTGCGGCCTGCTCGCCGGTCTTTATTTCGCGTTTTCGGCCTTCATCATGACGGCGCTTGGCCGCATCGGGCAGGCGGCAGGCATCGCGGCGATGAATGCGATCAACATAGCGATCGTCCAATCGCTGTTCCTGCCGATCTTCCTGACGACGACGGCCGCGAGCGGAGCCCTGGCGGTGATCGCGCTGTTTCGCTGGGGCGAGCCCGGCGCGATGGCCATGGTGGCCGGCGGCGTGCTCTATGTGCTCGGCATGTTCGTCGTCACGATGATCTTCAACGTGCCCTTGAACAACGCGCTTGCCGCGGCCGACCCCGCAAGCCCCGAGGCCGCCTCGCTGTGGGCGCGCTATCTGACGGACTGGACGTTGTGGAACCACGTGCGGACGGTCGCATCCACGGCAGCTTGCGCGCTGTTTATTGCGGCGATTGCGGCAAGGTAG
- a CDS encoding choice-of-anchor K domain-containing protein, which produces MGKVFKILTAGLLAAAVHSPANAALVSFTGDGNFSNVTNCGGGPSCSITNNGNVLKMSGASNYQNKPSTLTITDIVGTNVPTDKNDYVIGKITWVNLATYNTDQNFNVNYTFSLNFTSPSNAFDSQLFNLNIQQTTNPSPDNVFNITQATLNNLGPFVLNGVKVSDIHFVEYGDGWYDGTKWVNPEGGTSTLKIVADFTAVAAVPEPSTWAMMILGFAGVGFMAYRRKRNGSALTAA; this is translated from the coding sequence ATGGGCAAGGTATTTAAAATTCTGACCGCAGGTTTGCTCGCCGCTGCAGTGCATTCACCGGCCAATGCAGCACTCGTGAGCTTCACCGGCGACGGCAATTTTTCCAACGTCACGAATTGCGGCGGCGGCCCCAGTTGTTCCATTACCAACAACGGCAATGTGCTCAAAATGTCGGGCGCATCCAATTATCAGAACAAGCCGAGCACGCTGACCATCACGGACATCGTCGGCACCAACGTCCCGACCGATAAGAACGATTACGTTATCGGCAAGATCACCTGGGTGAACCTGGCCACCTACAACACCGACCAGAACTTCAACGTCAACTACACGTTCTCGCTGAACTTCACCTCGCCGAGCAATGCGTTTGATTCTCAGCTGTTCAACCTGAATATCCAGCAGACGACCAACCCGTCGCCTGACAACGTGTTCAACATCACCCAGGCAACGCTCAACAACCTTGGTCCATTCGTCCTCAACGGCGTCAAGGTTTCCGACATTCACTTCGTTGAATATGGCGATGGATGGTACGACGGCACCAAATGGGTGAATCCCGAGGGCGGAACGTCGACGCTCAAGATCGTGGCAGACTTCACCGCCGTAGCTGCGGTCCCGGAACCGTCGACCTGGGCGATGATGATCCTCGGCTTCGCCGGCGTCGGCTTCATGGCCTATCGCCGCAAGCGGAATGGAAGCGCTCTCACGGCTGCCTGA